A segment of the Stigmatopora nigra isolate UIUO_SnigA chromosome 15, RoL_Snig_1.1, whole genome shotgun sequence genome:
ACCCATGAGGTAGCGAGGCTTTTCCCGAGGCAGGTGGTCCGTACTGAGCGTCACCATCCGCCAGAAGTCATCTTTCTCTTCCCCTCCGCTCAAGCCCCCAATAGCAAAACCAGGAACGTCACGCTTTGTCATTTCTATAAACACATAAGATACATTTGACCAACCTGTTAGTATTATACTATTTATAATCATATATAGTCCAATGATAACAAATTGTATTGATTACAGGACGTCACTGTGGCAACGGTGTACCTTCTAGGCAAGTTTTGCGAAGCGTGGCGTTCAGGCCACCCTGGATGATAGCAAAAAGGTTCTGTTTGTGTGGATTCTTGTTGGCAGCGATGCAACGGTCGAGCCAGCGAATAGATCTGTGCATAGCCTCCTTTACACGAGGTCCCGTCACTGTGCTGCTCACTACATCGTCCAGCTGCATCATGATGTCTGACCCTGTGATGAACAGAAACAACATCCAATGGGAGAAATACATTCTTATCTATACAGTAGGTAGGACTTACTGACCTAGACTATTCTGTATGGCAATGGATTTTTCTGGACTGAGCAGAATTTTTTCCCCATCGTAGGGGGATTTGAATGTGACGCCTTCTTCTGTGACTTCGGAGAGTTCGACAAGGGACACCATCTGGAAGCCGCCACTGTCCTTCAAGCAAAGGAAATACATGCTggtttttaaatgatgtttttgttgAGTGACTATAGAAGATCACTTTAAAAACTGACCGTCAGCAGATTCCTTTTCCAATTCATGAATCCATGCAAACCATTGGACTTTTCGATTAAATCAGGACCCTATGGAAGACAATTAAAACGATTATGATTATGAGACTGATTATCTCATCCAATTCCCAACGTGTGTTCACATGACTTGTCTGATAAGATCGGGGAAGCCTTTTTGTCAAGTTTGTGCTCGCTCATGTTTCTCATTTTGCGTATTGACGTAAAATGGATTATTGCACTATAGTACATATTCCCACATAAAAAAAGCTTCTTGTTATATGACCGGCAACAGTTTCAATTATGAGTGCATAATCCAAAACTGATCTTATTCTTGATTATGCCATTTTTTAACTTTAGGATCGCTAGAGGGCAGAATGTAAACAaataactgtgtatatttacttatgatgacattttatttgCTGGTGTGTTTGTAATGTAAAAATCAGTATGTGCCTTGAGTTAAAGAAACACAAGTTAGGGAATATTTCATGCGATCTGGGAATTTCGTACCGGCCTCATCCCAAGGTGGTACGTGTTCCCGAGACAGATCTGACATCCGAGAGCATCCAGTTGATCCGTGGTGACTCCCTTCATGGTGCCCTGGGTTCCGACTGGCATGAAAACCGGCGTGCTGACATCAGAGTGCGGCAGCTTCAGATCGCACGCTCTCGCTTTAGTCACCGGACACTCCGCAACGATATGTAAAGTGAGGGGAGCCATAACGGCCAGCGCTTTCTTTAAATACATATCTTTACTTGCTAGAGTTTCCATACAAACACCGGCAGCGGCCATGTTGACATGGGTCACGTGAAAAGAAAAGTGGGTTGAGGGCCGTTCCCGTTCGACCAATTAAAGTCAAAGAGACTCAGTTCAAGTTTTAAGATGGCCAATCAAACATGTTTATTCGCAAACGGCAGAAAATGTAGCCAATGGACGCGTTAGATTGACAGGTAAACGTCAATGCTTATTTTGCCGGTGTAGATCGGATGTAGTCTCCGTTGACCGGATAGTGTTGTGTTGAGGAAGTTTTGTTTTTCCGAGTTTCCCGTCTTGATTGATTTGATGTGTAGTTAATGCCCTCATAAGAATGCGAAAATCAAGCTGAGGGATCTACACGCCGGAATCTGCACCATATTTGTTTCCCTGAAGGTAGTAGAAGTCTAGTCTCTTTGACGTGCACTGATCGTATTCTGGTGGGCACCTTGACGCCAAGCAAATCGGGCTAGTCGACGCGGCTAACGTTAGCCTCCGCCTTCCCTTTCTTTCACTGCGGGAAGGAGATCTCCAAACGAAGCCATGGGGAACCGGGGCATGGAAGACCTGATTCCCCTCATCAACAAGCTCCAGGATGCCTTCAGTTCCATCGGGCAAAGTTGCAATCTGGATCTTCCTCAGATTGCTGTGGTCGGAGGACAGAGTGCCGGGAAAAGCTCCGTTTTGGAGAATTTTGTGGGCAGGTAAATCAACTGATCAGTCGGGCAATGTGGTACAATGTTTGTTGCTTTGATTGTTTGTCTTAAATTGCATTTGGATCGTTAAGGATCTGCTCCTAAAATGACCATCAAAGGCACTTTTCATACAGCGAGGCTAACAGGCGGTCAGTGCTAAGTCATTCAACAATTTGGTAATATCAAATTTTAAAACCATTgatctatgtttttttaatgtttttttcccctttggatTCAGTTATAAAGCTTAGCTTGTCTATCTGCATTGATCAGTCAAGTGCTGTCAAAGTTATGATCGATGTAATTAAATGCCACACCCACATCattagtatttttgttttgtttttgagagCATTGTAATGGTTTTACTTCTTGTTTtatcctttttaaaattatattagaGCTTCATTTCCAGAATCTAAATTATTGCAGCTGGTCTTTGGTTGTACAATAGCTCCctttcaagtcttttttttttcttttttttttgttagaagtGGAGACTTCAGCTAGACACCACTTCCTTCTCCATCTTCcgctttcattattttttgggcaATTCAGATGTTGCAATTTTGCTTGTGCATtctcattgcattttttttctttcccacatCAGCAGCGAATAGGATCCGCCTGTAGATAAGAGCCTAAACAAGCTCTTCTCTGCCAGCTCGTTGAGCAGGTTTTTGCACCGATTATAGCCTGTGCTGTTCTGGAGAATGCACAGTCTTTGCCATTTGATTAGAAAGCCTGCTCTAACTTGCTTACCAAAAGTAACACTTGTACAGGCttgtctttttatatttttcacgTGACAAACCAGATATAAGTTAAAGACACTCATCGAATTTTAATACCCGCTATCTCATGGTGCAAATGTGCAATGACCTTTGCATTGTCATTGTCCCAGTAAAAGTATGACGCATGCTTAACAGCACCTTAAAGTACTGAGGGAGTTACCTTGAGTTTTGTAAAAGAACTCGTTTGATCACGTTGTTGGGAATAAACGTTAAGGATGTATTAGGATgtggtaaaatataaaaatgtattcagtaAATGTTATTGCTATGGAAAGGTTTAATAGGAGTTTCAGAGCAACAAAGTGCAACTCAAATTTGCTATTTAGACTCGGTATGACTCTCAACTGTTAAAAAGCATCAGGGCtttgaaaattcaaatattgaAAGCACAATCTATTCTTTGAACATTAAACTGTTTAAACTGAGAGGGCTTGAAAGCAGCagatcaaatgaattggacacaagttgccgtcaatggcagccattgcaTTTAAAAGGAGTTCATATGAAGGCCAAACTGGCCCCCGACACCTTGAAATACATTGTAAACTGTCTCTTTCCATTCCTTCCtacataaaaagtaaaaaaaacaaattagctTTTCTCGGACAATGATTCATTGAATTAGGTTCAAAGTACAGTGGCACATCTGACGTCAAACTGAGTTCAATCTCAGAAGCTGATCTACTTCCGATTTGAACAATTCCCTCCACAAAAGCCATAAAAATGGTTCAAATGTATCTATGTGACTATATTTCATTTACACAAACAGCCTGAGGCAATTCCAGGTGGctttaaaatacaataataatattttactgtgttcattttctgttcttATTACTGTCAGTGTTCTCTTCTGAAGTATAGTTTTATAGTCCTCAATGGATTACTATCTGCTTTGCTGTTTAGAACTACTTTTGAAGTTATATTGGTAAACCAAACTACAtgtatgttattgttttttatggATAATGGCTGATGTTCTGCTATTTTGTTATAGTCCTCTCCTGTTGTGATGGAATGGATTCAAGTGCAGCAATGTCAGGATGTAGCCAATGCCCCATTGGGACTAAACATTCTGTTATCTTATCATTTGTTATAACAGACAAAATGAGAAATAGAACgtttttatttgagttttaGAATAGGCTTTGGGGTAAATCTATAGCAGGTTTGAAAATAGCAAATCCCACATGATGTTGCCCATTCAGACTATCCTGGAAGAATGTTGTCAATTGAGTTGGATATAAACCAAAATGGGATTTAAGTCTCTTTATGCTGCTGTGTAAATGTAGCCTAGAAATTTTTTCTTCTCCTATATTTAACTGTGTCGTCTGTCCCTCGACTCCCATCCTATCTCGACACCAACAGCCGTCCTGGGTGGAGGTCTTTGGCATATCTGTCTTTATCTTCAATGTTGTGAATGGAAGGCTGCAGCactcttgtgtgtctgtgtcatTATAAATCCATTAGTCGGCCGAGGTATTGAGGCACTATATCAAACTGTCTGCTTTTACTAAGAGAATGAAGTTTATTCCATACAGAGTGTGCCACCATTTTCTCTCACTACCCTACTCTTCCTCATTCTGCTTTCTCCAGGGAGAAACGCGAATGCCGACGCTCGACCTCTTCTATCCATAATGCATGAAATGATACACAATCTGCTCAGCTTCGTCTATCATTTACAGCCCATCAATAATGGAATCCAGGGCCCTTTGCTTCCCCATTCAATAGCCCGCTCGCTATTAAAGCACTTCTTTTTGTGAAGATGACTTTGCGAATGGGCCTTTTCATGGAGGCGTAATGCCTCGGCTTGAATACAGCTGTGGAACATTTCAACAGTTGGATCAATTTGCCCATCGGCGAGGTTGAGTAGCTATCACTCGATCATAATGTTGGGGCAGCTCTGGTTCACTATTCATGCTTTTCTATATTGTCAAGCGTGCTCaacaaatccccccccccccccccctcctcaacGCTCCACATTCTGTGGATGACACAGCAACGACTGTTTTGTGCTGATGTAAGAGCCCTCTAGAACCTTCTCGTTGTACTCTGCCAAAACCACTGCCCTGTACAAAAAGACTGCGGGACTTTTCTTCTCTTCCCAGCAATGACTCAATGCTCCCAGGATTAAGTCAGTAAGCATCGGCTCGCCTCGGTACGCCCCGAGTCTACGATCTTGTGGACGTAAGGAAAATATCCCGGGGTGGGTGTTTCTTATTACCCCCAGATGTTGAATGTTAAGGGAGGGGAGGAGAGAAGACGAGAAGTAGTGGTACTGGTGACTGACTCATTGGCTCCATTGATTTGAGATTGACCCCCAATTATGAGTGGGTGACTTTTAAGGTCAAAATTACAGATGAATACAAATTACAAAAGGATGTGATGTATTTAAGTGAAATTGACTGTAGTATGACATCTAACTGTCCCAATATTGATAGTTTTCAAGCAATGCATAAGAACCTAGTTGAGGTTAtt
Coding sequences within it:
- the qtrt1 gene encoding queuine tRNA-ribosyltransferase catalytic subunit 1 isoform X2, yielding MAAAGVCMETLASKDMYLKKALAVMAPLTLHIVAECPVTKARACDLKLPHSDVSTPVFMPVGTQGTMKGVTTDQLDALGCQICLGNTYHLGMRPGPDLIEKSNGLHGFMNWKRNLLTDSGGFQMVSLVELSEVTEEGVTFKSPYDGEKILLSPEKSIAIQNSLGSDIMMQLDDVVSSTVTGPRVKEAMHRSIRWLDRCIAANKNPHKQNLFAIIQGGLNATLRKTCLEEMTKRDVPGFAIGGLSGGEEKDDFWRMVTLSTDHLPREKPRYLMGVGYAVDLVVCVALGCDMFDCVFPTRTARFGSALVPWGSLQVKQKQYSKDFQPIDPDCQCPTCKRHSRAYLHALFKSDTAAMHHITIHNIAYQRAHPCVRRSRMLRRSSPGNQLLSIHQSGTQPATCCLGAWASPADS
- the qtrt1 gene encoding queuine tRNA-ribosyltransferase catalytic subunit 1 isoform X1, with the protein product MAAAGVCMETLASKDMYLKKALAVMAPLTLHIVAECPVTKARACDLKLPHSDVSTPVFMPVGTQGTMKGVTTDQLDALGCQICLGNTYHLGMRPGPDLIEKSNGLHGFMNWKRNLLTDSGGFQMVSLVELSEVTEEGVTFKSPYDGEKILLSPEKSIAIQNSLGSDIMMQLDDVVSSTVTGPRVKEAMHRSIRWLDRCIAANKNPHKQNLFAIIQGGLNATLRKTCLEEMTKRDVPGFAIGGLSGGEEKDDFWRMVTLSTDHLPREKPRYLMGVGYAVDLVVCVALGCDMFDCVFPTRTARFGSALVPWGSLQVKQKQYSKDFQPIDPDCQCPTCKRHSRAYLHALFKSDTAAMHHITIHNIAYQLDLMRSVRQSIIEGRFPDFIRAFMKRMFPSRDQYPSWAVDALASVNITLD